In Mucilaginibacter sp. KACC 22063, the genomic stretch CAGCTAATCATTTATTCACTTTTTCCTGCTTAAAACATGGACAAGATACTCAGAGGGATCATCGGATTCTCTTTAAGAAATAAATACCTGATTATTGCGCTGGCTGCCACACTGGTAGTTACAGGTGTAATAGTCTTTAGCCAGATGCCTATTGAGGCCTTCCCGGATGTAACCAATACCGAGATTGACATTATTACCCAATGGCCAGGGCAAAGCGCCGAAGAGGTAGAGAAACTGGTAACCATACCTATTGAAATCGCCTTAAACCCGGTGCAACAAAAGGTAAGCTTGCGCTCGTCAACCATATTCGGACTTAGCTACATCAAAGTAATATTTGATGATGATGTAAAAGACCCCGAAGCGCGCCAGCAGGTAATGAACCTGTTGCAAAATGCAACGTTGCCAAATGGTATACAGCCATCGGTGCAGCCGCCGGTTGGCCCCACAGGCGAGATTTACCGCTACACGCTTAAAAGCTCGGTAAGGGATGTGAGGGAACTGAAAACCATCCAGGACTGGGTGATCGACCGCCGCTTACGTGCCATACCTGGTATCGGCGACATCAATGCCTTTGGTGGTAAAACCAAGACTTACGAGATCACCGTTAACCCCGAAAAGCTGGCTACCTTAAACATTACACCGCTTGATGTTTTCACCGCCGTGCAAAAAACCAACATTAACGTTGGCGGCGACATGATTGTGCGTAACAACCAGGCATTTGCGGTACGTGGTATCGGTTTGCTGAATGATATTAATGAGATCAGGAACATCATCGTTACCAATAATAACGGTGTGCCGGTACTGGTTAAGGACGTAGCCGAGGTACAGATCTCAAACCTGCCGCGATTAGGTTGGGTTGGCCGTAGTGATGCAATTGACAGTGAAAACGGTAAGCGTAAAGTGATAGACGACCCTGATGCTGTTGAGGCGATTGTGGTAATGCGTAAAGGCGAAAACCCAACCGTGGTAGTAAAAGCATTAAAAGCTGAAATTGATAAGCTGAATAATGATGTTTTACCTGCTGATACCAAGATCATCCCCTATTATGACCGTACTAATTTAATTGACTATGCAACCCATACCGTATTGCATAACCTGATAGAAGGTATCTTGCTGGTAACATTCCTGGTGTCCATTTTTATGTTTAACTGGCGCACCACGCTGATTGTATCTATCATTATTCCGCTGGCGCTGTTATTTGCCTTTATCTGTCTGCATTTGAAGGGCATGTCGGCCAACCTGCTTTCATTAGGCGCTGTCGACTTTGGGATTATCATAGACGGTGCGGTGGTGATGGTGGAAGGTATGTTCGTCTTTCTCGATCATCAGGCTGTTACGCTGGGCATGGACCGGTTTAACAAAAAGATCAAATCGGGCATGATCAAAAATAATGGCGCAGTATTAGGTAAGGCGATCTTCTTTGCCAAGCTGATCATTATTACAGGCTTGCTGCCCATCTTTGCTTTCCAAAAAGTAGAAGGCAAGTTGTTTTCGCCTTTAGCTTATACACTGGGTTTTGCACTGCTCGGCGCATTAATCACCACGCTTACGCTGGTACCTGTATTGATAAGCCTGTTGCTTAAGAAAAACGTGCATGAAAAGCATAACCCGGTAGTACACGCCCTTACAGGCTTTATGCTGGGCGGCTTTATCCGTTCTTTTAAACATAAAGAAATTGTGGTGGTGCTATCATTGATTGCTATGGTGTTAGGCTTGTTTTCCTTTAAGTTTTTGGGTAGCGAATTTTTGCCCGAACTAAATGAAGGCTCCATATGGCTGCGTGTGCAGTTGCCCTACAGTGTATCGCTTGATCAGTCTGTAGTTACAGCAAAACAAGTGCGTAAAATACTCATGACCTTTCCGCAGGTAAAATATGCGGTATCGCAAACCGGAAGGCCCGATAACGGAACAGATGTGGCCGGATTTTACAACAACGAGTTTGACGTGATCATGTACCCGGAAGAGGATTGGAAGCCCAAGATCTCAAAGGAGGAACTGATTAAGCAGATGAATCAAAAGCTATCTGTAATACCGGGTGCCGACCTTAACTTTTCGCAACCCATCAGTGATAACGTGGAAGAAGCGGTATCAGGTGTGAAGGGTTCCATTGTAGTGAAGGTATATGGCGATTCGCTTAATTACATGGAAAATCGTGTCAATTCGGTATACCGCGTATTAAAAACCGTACGTGGTATCGAAGATCTTGGGGTACTGAAAAGCATCGGTTTACCTGAATTGAACATTAACCTGAACCAGCAAAAAATGGCGCAGTATGGGGTAAGCACTGCCGATGCCAACTCTGTAATTTCAATGGCGATAGGCGGACAGGCCGCATCTACCTTATATGAGGGTGTACGTACATTTGATATACGTATCCGTTTCCCGGAAGGGTTTAGGAAAACGCCTGACGACATTGGCGACCTGCTTGTACCTACCATGAACGGCAGCAAGGTAGCGCTGAGTGAGATTGCCACCATTACCCAAAAAACGGGGCCTTGCCTGATATTCAGAGACGGTAACGAGCGTTATGCTACGGTTAAATTCTCTGTTCGCGGGCGGGATATGGGTAGCACCATAGCCGAAGCGCAACAAAAGGTTGCTGCACAGGTGCAGATTAAGCGAGGCTACCGCCTAGCCTGGCAGGGAGATTTTGAAAACCAGCAGCGTGCAACCAAGCGGTTAGCGCAGGTGGTGCCTATCAGTTTGATCCTGATTTTCTTCCTGCTGTTTATCATGTTCGGTACTATAAAAGATGCAGCATTGGTGTTCCTTAACGTGCCGTTCGCTATAGTCGGGGGTATACTCGCCTTGTTTATTACGGGTACTAATTTCAGTATCTCAGCAGGTATCGGGTTTATTGCACTGTTTGGTATCTGTATTCAGGATGGTGTATTGCTGATCACCGTATTTAAGCAAAACCTGGCAAACCTGCAGGTAGGCGAGCAAACCTTGTACAACGCTATTAAACTGGGTGTAAATTCACGGATCAGGCCGGTGATGATGACCGCATTGATGGCAGCTATTGGTTTATTCCCGGCAGCTATATCACATGGTATCGGTTCAGAAAGCTCAAGGCCTTTGGCAAGGGTAGTAATTGGTGGTATCCTTTGCGCCATGATCTTTAGCTTATGGGTGTTCCCGCTGATATTTGGTTGGGCATATCGTAAAGAGGATAA encodes the following:
- a CDS encoding efflux RND transporter permease subunit gives rise to the protein MDKILRGIIGFSLRNKYLIIALAATLVVTGVIVFSQMPIEAFPDVTNTEIDIITQWPGQSAEEVEKLVTIPIEIALNPVQQKVSLRSSTIFGLSYIKVIFDDDVKDPEARQQVMNLLQNATLPNGIQPSVQPPVGPTGEIYRYTLKSSVRDVRELKTIQDWVIDRRLRAIPGIGDINAFGGKTKTYEITVNPEKLATLNITPLDVFTAVQKTNINVGGDMIVRNNQAFAVRGIGLLNDINEIRNIIVTNNNGVPVLVKDVAEVQISNLPRLGWVGRSDAIDSENGKRKVIDDPDAVEAIVVMRKGENPTVVVKALKAEIDKLNNDVLPADTKIIPYYDRTNLIDYATHTVLHNLIEGILLVTFLVSIFMFNWRTTLIVSIIIPLALLFAFICLHLKGMSANLLSLGAVDFGIIIDGAVVMVEGMFVFLDHQAVTLGMDRFNKKIKSGMIKNNGAVLGKAIFFAKLIIITGLLPIFAFQKVEGKLFSPLAYTLGFALLGALITTLTLVPVLISLLLKKNVHEKHNPVVHALTGFMLGGFIRSFKHKEIVVVLSLIAMVLGLFSFKFLGSEFLPELNEGSIWLRVQLPYSVSLDQSVVTAKQVRKILMTFPQVKYAVSQTGRPDNGTDVAGFYNNEFDVIMYPEEDWKPKISKEELIKQMNQKLSVIPGADLNFSQPISDNVEEAVSGVKGSIVVKVYGDSLNYMENRVNSVYRVLKTVRGIEDLGVLKSIGLPELNINLNQQKMAQYGVSTADANSVISMAIGGQAASTLYEGVRTFDIRIRFPEGFRKTPDDIGDLLVPTMNGSKVALSEIATITQKTGPCLIFRDGNERYATVKFSVRGRDMGSTIAEAQQKVAAQVQIKRGYRLAWQGDFENQQRATKRLAQVVPISLILIFFLLFIMFGTIKDAALVFLNVPFAIVGGILALFITGTNFSISAGIGFIALFGICIQDGVLLITVFKQNLANLQVGEQTLYNAIKLGVNSRIRPVMMTALMAAIGLFPAAISHGIGSESSRPLARVVIGGILCAMIFSLWVFPLIFGWAYRKEDKTTK